A region of the Conyzicola lurida genome:
CGCGAGCCACGGGTCGAGCGGAGCGACCGGGGCGTCGGAACCGAGGGCGAGGGTCGCGCCGGCCCGGTGAAGCGACCCGAAGGCGAACGCGCGGTCGGTACGGCCTGCCCAGTAGCGGTCGGCGACGTCGCGGTCGTCCATGGCGTGTTCGGGCTGCACGCTCGCGGTCAGACCGAGGCGGCCGAAGCGGGCGAAGTCGGTGCTCGAGACGAGTTGGGCGTGCTCGACGGTGCCGGCGATGCCGAGCCGCTCGAAGGCATCGAGCACGGCGCTGTTGGCGCGGTCGCCGATCGCGTGCACGGCGGGGGCGATACCGGCGTCGCGGGCGCGTGCGAGCAGCGCCTCGACCTCCTCGGGCGGCACGCTGAGCACGCCGCACGGGTGCGGGTGGTCGGCGGCGATACCCGGGTACGGATCCCAGCAGAAAGCGGTGCGGGTGTTGAGCGAGCCGTCCACCACGATCTTCAGCCGGCCCATGCGGATGATGCCGCTCGCGTCGAGCGCGTCGCCCGTACGCAGCCCGGCCGCGATCGCGGCGTCGAGCCGGTCGGGCCAGACCGAGGTCTCGACGCGCAGCGCGGTGACACCGGCGGCGACCCGGGCGGGCCAGAGGGCGGTGTTGTCGGCGTTCTCGAACTCGACGATACCGACCACTCCGCGCGCGGCTGCGGCGTCGGCGGCCGCGCGGTAGGCGTCGGTGCCGGGCTGGCCGTCGCGGTCGAGCACGTCGAGGGCGGCGATCCACTCGAACTCGCGCAGCACGCCGTCGTGGGGCACCTCGACGCCGAGGTGGCGGCCCGCCGCGGTGTTCATCCACCCGCAGTGCAGGTCGCCGCTGATCAGGATCACGGGGCGGTCGGGCGCGATCGCGTCGAGCGCGGCGCGCGTGGGCGCGTCGGCCCACAGCCCGTCGCGGAACCCGTAGCCGACGAGCACCCGGTCGTCGCGGTGCAGGGCGTCGCGCATGATGCCGACCGCGGCGGCGGCGCTGTCGGCCGGCGCGAGGTCGACGCGCTGGCGGCGCACCACCCACTGGGTGAAGTGCACGTGGGCGTCCCACAGGCCGGGCATCAGCCAGCGGCCGTCGGCCTCGAGGGTCGGGATGCCGCCGGCCGACGCCCCGGCCGGTGCGACCGACGCGACCGTTCCGTCACGCACCACGACGTCGCGCAGTCCGTCGCGGCCGCGCACGCGGGCACCGCGGATGATCAACTCGGTCACGCGTCCTCCAGGTCGAGCGGGCGGCCCATCACGGGCACGGCGCGCAGCAGCTCGCGGGTGTACGGGTCGCTCGGGTCGGTGAGCACGGCCTCGGTGGAGCCGTGCTCGACCACGCGGCCGGACCGCATCACGGTGACCTCGTCGCTGACGTAGCGCACCACGGCGAGATTGTGCGAGATGAACAGCATGGTGAGGTCGAGCCTCTGCTGCAGTTCGCGCAGCAGGTTGAGCACGACGCCCTGCACCGAGACGTCGAGGGCCGAGGTGATCTCGTCGGCGATGAGCACCTCGGGTTCCGCGGCGAGCGCGCGGGCGATCGTGATGCGCTGGCGCTGCCCGCCCGAGAACGAGGCCGGCCCGTCGTCGGCGCGCTGCGGGTCGATGTGCACGAGGTCGAGCAGCTCGCGCACGCGGTCGGTGCGCTGCGCCGCGGTGTGGCGCCTCCCGGTCGCGAGCAGTCCCTCGGCGATCGAGGATCCCACCGACATCCGGGGGTCGAGGGCCGACAGGGGGTCTTGGAAGACCATCTGTACCCGGCGGCGCGCGAGTTTCGCGGCCGGGTCCTTGCTCGTGATGTCGACGCCGTCGAGAAGGATGCGCCCGGAGGCGGGCCTGGTCAGGCCGACGGCGACGCGCGCCACCGTCGATTTGCCGGAACCGGACTCGCCGACGAGCCCGTGGGTCGTGCCGGGGCGCACCGTGAGGTCGACCGCGTCGACGGCGGTGTTGGCCGTGCGTCCGCTGCCGAAACGCACGGTGACGGCCTCGAATCGTAGCTCGCTCATACCGTTATCTCCTCGTCGGCCGCCGCGATCACGGGCAGCACCGCGGTGCGGTCGGTGGTCATGTCGGGAACGCAGGCGATCAGGCCGCGCGTGTAGGGGTGCTGGGCTTCGTCCAGGCGGTCGGCGGCGATCTCCTCGACCACGCGCCCGTCACGCATCACGATGATGCGGTCGCAGAACCCGCTGACCAGCGCGATGTCGTGCGAGATGAAGAGGATCGCGGCGCCCGTGGTGTTCTGCGCCTCGCGCAGCGCCTGCATCACCTGGCGTTGCACGGTGACGTCGAGGGCGGTGGTCGGTTCGTCGGCGATGATCAGCCGCGGGTTGCCCATGAGGCCCATCGCGATCATCGCGCGTTGGCGCATGCCGCCCGAGAACTCGTGCGGCAGCTGGCCGATGCGGCGCTCCGCGTCGGGGATGCGCACCAGGTTGAGCTTGTCGACGGCCCGGCGCAGCGAGTCGGCTCGGCTCATTCTGGCGTGCACCTCGCTGGCCTCGCGCATCTGCCGGCCGATGGTCAGGGCCGGGTTGAGCGAGGTGAGCGGGTCCTGGAAGATCATCGCCTGCTCGAGCCCGAGACGACGGCGTTCGGAGGCGTTCGGCACCGCGGTCATGTCGATCTCGCGGAACATCAGTCTCGTGCTGGTCACGAGGGCGTCGGGGCCGAGGAGGCCGGCGACGGCGGACGCGGTGACCGACTTGCCCGAGCCGGACTCGCCGACGATGCCGACGGTCTCCCCCGGCTGGATGGTGAGGCTGACGCCGTGCACGCGCTCGACCATCCCGCCGTCGCGGCCCGGGAATGCGACCCGCAGGTCGGTCATCTCGAGCGTCGTGGTCTCGTCGGTGACGGGTGCCACGTAGTCGGTGGAGCGGCGGCGGCGCACGGCCTTCGGCGGCAGGCGGCGACCGCCCGACTCGCTGAACACCTCGCCGAGCAGGGCGAACACGACGCCGACGAGGACGATCGCGATGCCCGGCCCGATGGCGGCCATCGGGTCGACGTAGATGCGCTTCGAGCCCTCGTTGAGCAGGCGGCCCCAGTCGTACTCGGGCGCCTGCACGCCGAGGCCGAGGAACGACAGGGCGGCGAAGGAGAGCAGGGTGACCGAGGCGTGCGCCGCGGTGTTGACGAGCAACGGCGGCAGGATGTTCGGCACGACGTGGCGGAACGTGGTGCGCAGGTTGCCGCTGCCGAGCATGCCCGCGGCGCGCACGTAGTC
Encoded here:
- a CDS encoding amidohydrolase family protein; the encoded protein is MTELIIRGARVRGRDGLRDVVVRDGTVASVAPAGASAGGIPTLEADGRWLMPGLWDAHVHFTQWVVRRQRVDLAPADSAAAAVGIMRDALHRDDRVLVGYGFRDGLWADAPTRAALDAIAPDRPVILISGDLHCGWMNTAAGRHLGVEVPHDGVLREFEWIAALDVLDRDGQPGTDAYRAAADAAAARGVVGIVEFENADNTALWPARVAAGVTALRVETSVWPDRLDAAIAAGLRTGDALDASGIIRMGRLKIVVDGSLNTRTAFCWDPYPGIAADHPHPCGVLSVPPEEVEALLARARDAGIAPAVHAIGDRANSAVLDAFERLGIAGTVEHAQLVSSTDFARFGRLGLTASVQPEHAMDDRDVADRYWAGRTDRAFAFGSLHRAGATLALGSDAPVAPLDPWLAIGAAVSRQRDGRESWHPAERLPLDVALESSTRGAVVAPGALADLVLVDEDPALSDNLREMPVAATLLGGRITFSTI
- a CDS encoding ABC transporter ATP-binding protein encodes the protein MSELRFEAVTVRFGSGRTANTAVDAVDLTVRPGTTHGLVGESGSGKSTVARVAVGLTRPASGRILLDGVDITSKDPAAKLARRRVQMVFQDPLSALDPRMSVGSSIAEGLLATGRRHTAAQRTDRVRELLDLVHIDPQRADDGPASFSGGQRQRITIARALAAEPEVLIADEITSALDVSVQGVVLNLLRELQQRLDLTMLFISHNLAVVRYVSDEVTVMRSGRVVEHGSTEAVLTDPSDPYTRELLRAVPVMGRPLDLEDA
- a CDS encoding dipeptide/oligopeptide/nickel ABC transporter permease/ATP-binding protein encodes the protein MRIPSFLRSPQGLAASIGLVLVILATVFGPIVFGDLATERSIPDRQQGASLGHPFGTDELGRDLFARVVVATRVSVLLTLGATGISVVGGVLLGVIAVLLPKVLQRLVAGLIDILLSFPWLLLALFFSVIWGTTAVGAMLAVGFAGIPVFARLTSTLAASVAGSDYVRAAGMLGSGNLRTTFRHVVPNILPPLLVNTAAHASVTLLSFAALSFLGLGVQAPEYDWGRLLNEGSKRIYVDPMAAIGPGIAIVLVGVVFALLGEVFSESGGRRLPPKAVRRRRSTDYVAPVTDETTTLEMTDLRVAFPGRDGGMVERVHGVSLTIQPGETVGIVGESGSGKSVTASAVAGLLGPDALVTSTRLMFREIDMTAVPNASERRRLGLEQAMIFQDPLTSLNPALTIGRQMREASEVHARMSRADSLRRAVDKLNLVRIPDAERRIGQLPHEFSGGMRQRAMIAMGLMGNPRLIIADEPTTALDVTVQRQVMQALREAQNTTGAAILFISHDIALVSGFCDRIIVMRDGRVVEEIAADRLDEAQHPYTRGLIACVPDMTTDRTAVLPVIAAADEEITV